CTACCAAGAAAAAAGCTTCAGAGAAATCTGAAGCTTTTTTTTGTTTATACAAGACCTTTTAGTCCCGTCCTAATAACTATTAAATCGAAAGCTTTACAAGAAAGTACCAAATCGTTCAAAATGGCAAGTATACCCATTGGGATGTTTTACAAGATAATCCTGATGATACTCCTCGGCCGGCCAAAACTTCTTAAAAGGTTCCAATGTAGTTACTACAGGATCAGGCCAACGTTTTGAGTCATCCACTATTTTTATTATTTCATCAGCATCGCTCTTTTCTTGTTCATTTTTAATAAAAAGAGCCGATCGATAGCTACTACCCCTATCATTACCCTGCCGGTCTATCGTTGATGGATCATGTATCCTAAAAAAATAGTCCAATATCGCTTTGTATGAAGTCGCTCTGTCATCATAAGTAATTTCAATACCTTCAGCATGCCCTGGATGATTTTCATACGTAGGGTTTTCATTATCTCCACCAATGTATCCAACAACTGTATCTACAACACCTGGCTGCACTCGGAAAAGATCTTCCATTCCCCAGAAACATCCTCCTGCTATATATGCTTTTTTTAAATTTTCCATCATTTTTTTATTTTACGTTACATCCCACTGACCTATTTCAGAGAGCAAGAATATTACCAAATTGTTATTCTGTCTTTCTTCGGTAAAAACATTTTATCTCCAGCTTTTACATTAAATGCATCGTAAAAAGGTGTCGTATTCATTAGAACACCATTAACTCGCCAATTTGGTGGAGAATGTGGATTGTTGTTAATCCACAAACGCAGGAACTCGCCTTTCATTTTTACTCTCCATATTTTGGCTAAAGAAATAAAGAAACGTTGGTCTGGAGTAAAACCGTCAATTTTTGTATTTCCTTTTCCTTGTTCTGTCATTTTAAAAGCATCATAAGCAACTGCGATTCCAGCAATATCTGCCGTATTTTCGCCAACTGTCATTTCGCCATTAATGTGTAGATCGCCTAAAACGCTATATGTACTGTACAAATTGATAACCTGTTGTATTCTTGACTTAAACTGTGCATAATCCTCTTTTGTCCACCAGTTTTTTAAGTTACCATCCTTATCATATTGAGCACCTTGGTCATCAAAAGTATGGGTTATTTCGTGACCTATAACCATTCCGATACCTCCATAGTTAAGTGCATCATCGGCATTATCATCAAAATATGGAGCTTGTAAGATACCTGCAGGAAAAACAATTTCATTTGCCGTAGGGTTATTATATGCCGTAACTGTTGGCACCGTAGTAAACCATTCTGATTTATCGACTAGTTTGCCCAATTTTGCTAATTGAAATTGATATGCAACTGTAGCCCCCGAAACCATATTCTCAAAATAGGTATTTCTGGCTATATGCACATTGCTATAGTCTTTCCATTTATCTGGATATCCTATTTTTTTAGTAATGGCGAACAATTTTTCTTTAGCTTTTTGTTTCGTAGTCTGGCTCATCCATTCCAATTTATCAATTCTTTTGGCATACGCTTTTTGCAGATTATTCACCAAGACTAACATGCGTTTTTTGGCATCTTCTGAAAAATATTTCTTTACATACAATTGACCCAACGCGTCGCCTAAGTAATTGTCAACAACATTTGCCATTTTTTCGCCACGTGTTTTTTGAACAGCTTGACCAGAAAGCACTTTAGTATACTCAAATGAAGCATCTACAAAAGGTTTACTTAAATCATCGGCATACCTTTCTATCGAATTTGCTTTCAAATAAATTTTCCAATTAGCAATGGGGATAGTTTTTAAGAGCTTATTAAGCGCATCATAATAGGCCGGTTGGCCAACATTAATAGAATCGGTTTGAGCACCCAACTTATTTAGAAAAGTAGTCCAATCTATATTGGGATGCCTTTTTACAAGATCTGTCACAGCCATTTTATTATAATTTGCCTGCACATCGCGAAGTTCCACTTTTGTTTTATGCGAAACGGCGAGTTGTTTGTCAATATCGTAAACTAAATCAGCATTCTTTTTAGCATCTATAGCATTACTACCTGTTTGCTGAAATAATGCAGTAAGGTATTTTTTATACGCTTCCTGTATGCCGACAGTTGATGGATCTGATTTGAAATAATAATCTCTGTCAGGCAAACCTATACCCGTTTGATAGATTTGGGCAATGTTCCTACTGCTATGTTTTTCATCGGGTGACACTCCAAAACCTATAATAGAAGAATTATCCACTTTTGTTTCATTAACTACAAAGTTCATTAATGACGGTAAATCGCTAATTGCTTCAATTTTCGAAAGTAAAGGTTTGATAGGTGCATAGCCGCGTTTGTCAATGGTTACAGTATCCATACCAGATGCATAAAAGTCACCAACCTTTTGTGCTATACTTCCTGCTGGATTATTGCTTTTCGAAATACTATCCAATATTCCCTGCAGGCGCATTCGTTGCGGGAAATTCATGAACATATAAACACCAACTCCGGCTTGAGATGCAGGTATTTTTACAGAATCATACCATTTACCATTTACATATTTAAAAAAATCATTACCAGGCCGCAATGTGGAATCTATTCCAGTGATCGCAATAGTTTTTTCTCCCTGATGTTTTGAGCACGCTGTAAAAGCTAAGAATGCAATGAAGAGTAATACTGAATTTTTCATAGTCTAGATTATTCTATTAAAGTGAACTTAGAAACGTTTGAAGGCAGCTATTTTAAAATGTATATGCTTGTCCTATTTAATTTTAGCAGAACAATATACAAATTCGGTTTTTAATTCTAAAATTTTTATCAGAATGCTTCCCATTACTAGAAAAAATTCAGAGAAATCTGGAGCTTTTTTTATATATGTATTATTGTAGAATAATTTTTCCTTTGCGAGCGGAACGACAGCACCAGCCTTTTGATACTTTAAGCCAATTTTTGATTAAAATTTCAATTCTAAAGAAAATACTTTTATTCGTATATTTGTTTATTTTGTCATTCTCAAAAAAAACATCAAACAGATATACGTAGTAATTTTTTAATGGATCAACTAATCAGCTTCTTTGTTGCGGGAACAACTTTATTATTTGCATTTTTAATCTTTGCAAATGTCAATCAAGTAAACAATACCGTTAATCGATGGTTTGGATCTTTTATTTTATGCATATTCCTTATTCAGTTTAATGATTTATTAGAAAAAACTGAGTTTTTGAAAACACGGATGCCCATAAATGATTTTTTGGGATTGACAGATTATATAGTAGCTCCGGTTTTTTATTTTACAGTTGCTTATTTTGTTGAACCCAACAGAAAATGGAGGCCGAAAGATAATTTGCATTTTGCATTTGCTTTTATAATGCTATTATTAATTTTAGTTTCAGTCCTCATTGATGTAAAGCAACCTTCGACTGATGCCGATAAAAAAAATGCTGTTATAATCATTACTGCTTTTAATTTAATTTTTTGTTTTCAGGTTATTACTTATGCTATTAAAGCGTACAGAGAAATCACTGCTTATCAAAAAAAATTGTTCCTGTACAGTTCTAACATGGATTCTATCAACTTAAAGTGGCTGCAGAAAGTAGTAATATGCGTGTTGATAATTGCTGGTCTTTGGTTAATTGATATCTTTTTTAAATTAGCAAAAACGAGTGTTTTATTTGACCATTTTGCCAGTCTGGTTTATCTTGTCTGCATCTTTTTTATGGCGTATTTTTCTTTAAAACAAAAAGAAATTATACCGCTTAACAAAGAAGAAAAAAAAGAAATTGACGTCCTTATAAATGAAACTTATGAATTGAAAAGCAATCATAAAAAATTGATTTCTGAGGATGAATTAAAAGAGATGAAATCTAATTTAATTCAGATAATGGATCATAAAAAACCTTTTTTAGATCCAGAGTTAAGCTTGTTTAAATTGGCTTCACAATTGAATATTTCAACTCATCTGCTATCTTACATAATAAATAAGGGCTGTAATGAGAATTTTTATCAATTTATTAATACGTATCGAATCGAGGAAGCAAAAAAAATGATTCAGGATCCTAATCTGGAGCATTTGAGTTTAATGGGAATTGCTTTTGAAGTTGGTTTTAATTCTAAAACAGTCTTTAATACTACTTTTAAGAAACATACTAATCAAACTCCCTCTGAATTTAAAAAAGCAATCCTAACTGTGGTATGATTTTTTGTAACAGGAAATTTTTAGTTGTTTTAAATAGGTTCTGATTCATAAATCAGAACTTTTTGATGGTAAATAATACTAATATTTGTATCGATTTTACTTTCAAAAAAAACTAAAAAACTAAAAATCACAAATGAACTTAAGAAAAACACCTCGAAAATCAAAGCTACACAAAGCTATTGTTGTCAGATTATTATGTCTCTTAACTTTTATAATTTATGCACTCTTTTTTGTCTCCTGCTCAGATGATGATGAAAAAATTCCTGAGGAATATCCGGGAACTGTAATCGATTTAGGAACACATAAACTGATGACCTATACTGTATCAAAAAAATCAAAATATTTAGTTGTTTTTGAATCTGGTCATGGAAATGATCATACGTCCTGGTACAGCACTGGAAAATCTTCAGAGATTTTATACATATCTAATTTTTTAGATTCAGACGTTTTATTATATGATAGAGCTGGTTATGGAAAATCAGAATCTAACACTGAACCTAGAAATATCAATAAATTAAGGAGTGAGCTTGAAAAGGTTATAGATAAATTTGCAAACGGCAGAAAAGTAGTGCTTGTAGGACATTCATTAGGAGGATTGATTATTAGAGACTTTGCTATAAAAAATCCTGAAAAAGTTGCCGGTTTAGTATTTGTTGATGCTTCTCACGAAAAATACAACCATTTTTCGCAGAGTCAGATAGACTCGTTTTATACTACTTTTAAAGCAGATTATGGTCAAAATTCAGGAATAGCATTAGAAACTCTACAATTAATAGAAGACTTTATATATATGGAAGGACTGCCTAATTTGCCCGACGTTCCAGTAATCGCTATAACGAGTATGAAAATTGATGCCGAACATGATTCAGCCGATAGACAGTTATGGTACGACGCTCACGAATCACTTAAGGCAGGAGTAAAAGATTTTACACATATAAAAACAATAAAGTCCGGACATTTTATTCAACTTGATGAGCCTATGCTTGTTTTAGGCAACATCAGGCTATTGTTATCAAAACTACCTTAAGATCACCTTTTTATATCAAATCCTTAGCCACTGAATCTTATTACTCAGCCCGAATAGGATAAAAAAAATAGAAGTGAGTTAAAAAATAAAACTTGACCTAGTTCTTTTTCTTAAACAACTATATGATAAAATCAGTTGCTTTTAAAATTACTTTAGTTATTGGGATTTTAGGATAAGAAATCTAAAACGTAAATACAATAATCTATATAATAATCTTCAATTAATTGGTTAGATATTTCGATAACAGACAATCACACAGCTTTCTATGAGAAAAATTAGGAGATCGGGGTATAAAAATAAATAAGTAATAAAAGTAACTTTAATCGAAATCTCTTTTATTTTTGCCAAATGTTAGAAATTCTTTACCAGGACGAATATATTATTGCAATTAATAAACCGAGCGGATTGTTGGTTCACAAATCATTTTATGCGCGCGATGCAAAAGTGTATGCTATTCAAGAATTGAGAAATCAAATTGGGCAACACGTTTATCCTATTCATCGGTTAGACCGAAAAACTTCCGGGGTATTGTTATTTGCGTTGGACAAAGAAGTTTTAAAAATTATGAATGATCGTTTTGCCACACGCGAAGTCGAAAAAAAATATTTAGCCATTTTACGTGGTTGGTCACCCGAAGAACTAACGATTGATTACGATTTAACCAATGACGACGACATTACACAAAATGCAATAACCTACTTTCATCGTTTGCAAAATGTCGAAATTGCATTAGAATTTAACAATAAACCAACGTCACGATATTGTTTGATAGAAGCGATTCCTGAAACTGGACGCATGCATCAATTACGAAAACATTTCAAACATATTTTTCATCCCATTTTAGGAAGTCGTCCACATGGTTGTAACAAACAAAATAAATTATGGTTGGAGAATTATGAGCTAAAAGGAATGATGCTTCATGCCCATCAGTTAGTTTTTAATCATCCAATAAAAAATGAGCAACTAATCTTGAATGCAAAGATTAATGAAGAGTTTAGCAGAGTAGGTACTATTCTTAATCTAGATTTGAGTAAGTATCAATAGAATACGAATTTGTAAATTACTGTTGAATTTTGAAATTTAAGATGCACATGCTAAAAGATTATAATAATCCTCAAAAAACTGGTTTGCTATTTGAATGCCTCCCACACAAAAAAAGCTTTAGAGGAATCTGAAGCTTTTTTTGTAAAATATTTTCAAAAACCACTTTTGACAGTTTCTAATTTAGAATAACAAGGAAAGGAAGTTATGTTTTAAAGCATATTAAGTCGCTTCATAAGTTCAGGTCTATTAGACCTGCTTACTGGTATTACATCTTTTGCTATTAAAACACTGTTATCTTCGATATCAATAATTTTTTTTATGTTTATAATATACGTTCGATGTACTTTTAAAAAAGAAGATGTGGGAAGTTTATCTTCTATTTTTTTTAATGTAGAATGTACCGTGTAATTTTTGTCCTCCGTTTTTATCAGAATGTAATCTCCTTTGGCTTCAATTACATTTATAGATGCCATATTTATTTTTATAAGTCTTCGGTCTATATTTATATAAAACTCGGTGGCTGTATCATTTGGCAGTACAGGCTGAGCATCTGATGTCTCTGTATAAGAAGGGAGTGTGTGTTTTTTTGCTTCAATTTTATTTATTGCTTTCAAAAAGCGTTCTTCGGTTATTGGTTTTACCAAATAATCAACAATACACTTATATTCGAAAGCTTCGATAGCAAAATTTCTGTCTGAGGTTATGAGGATAACTAAAGGCGGATTTTTAATGGTTTGAATAAAGTCAAAACCTGTAAAACCAGGCATATGAATATCTAAAAAAATAACGTCTACTAGAGTCGTACTTTGGTTAAGAAACTTTAAAGCTTCGACAGCATTTTGAAATTCTTCTATAAAATTTAAAACAGGGTGCTTAATAATCATCTGACCAATAATAGCCCTTGCCATTTCTTCATCATCTATTACAATACAATTCATATAGTTAAGATTATAATGAATCAACAAAATCCTGCATTGTACTAAGTATTTTATTAAACTCTACTTTTAACTCTGCATTACTGTCTGCTGATTGATTTTTTAGGTTACGTTCAAACTCTTCAGTAAGATAATAACTTTTTTCCATTCCCATTATACCAATTTTATGTTTAATCTTATGAATAATTTGAGCAGCTTCTGTAAAATAGCCTTTTTCAATTTGATCATAATATTCCTTTACTTCTTTTGGCAGTTCCTTTTTAAGGGTATTAATGATTTTACCTCTAAAAGCATCATCATTTCCCGAAAGATTATTAATATAGTTAAGATTTGGCTTTTCCATTAATATCGAGAGTAAAGAAAAATGTGGTTCCTTTATTTAAAGCACTTTCGACCCAGATTTTCCCGTTATAAAATTGAACAATTTTTTTTA
The Flavobacterium sp. 5 DNA segment above includes these coding regions:
- the msrA gene encoding peptide-methionine (S)-S-oxide reductase MsrA, with product MENLKKAYIAGGCFWGMEDLFRVQPGVVDTVVGYIGGDNENPTYENHPGHAEGIEITYDDRATSYKAILDYFFRIHDPSTIDRQGNDRGSSYRSALFIKNEQEKSDADEIIKIVDDSKRWPDPVVTTLEPFKKFWPAEEYHQDYLVKHPNGYTCHFERFGTFL
- a CDS encoding M13 family metallopeptidase; translation: MKNSVLLFIAFLAFTACSKHQGEKTIAITGIDSTLRPGNDFFKYVNGKWYDSVKIPASQAGVGVYMFMNFPQRMRLQGILDSISKSNNPAGSIAQKVGDFYASGMDTVTIDKRGYAPIKPLLSKIEAISDLPSLMNFVVNETKVDNSSIIGFGVSPDEKHSSRNIAQIYQTGIGLPDRDYYFKSDPSTVGIQEAYKKYLTALFQQTGSNAIDAKKNADLVYDIDKQLAVSHKTKVELRDVQANYNKMAVTDLVKRHPNIDWTTFLNKLGAQTDSINVGQPAYYDALNKLLKTIPIANWKIYLKANSIERYADDLSKPFVDASFEYTKVLSGQAVQKTRGEKMANVVDNYLGDALGQLYVKKYFSEDAKKRMLVLVNNLQKAYAKRIDKLEWMSQTTKQKAKEKLFAITKKIGYPDKWKDYSNVHIARNTYFENMVSGATVAYQFQLAKLGKLVDKSEWFTTVPTVTAYNNPTANEIVFPAGILQAPYFDDNADDALNYGGIGMVIGHEITHTFDDQGAQYDKDGNLKNWWTKEDYAQFKSRIQQVINLYSTYSVLGDLHINGEMTVGENTADIAGIAVAYDAFKMTEQGKGNTKIDGFTPDQRFFISLAKIWRVKMKGEFLRLWINNNPHSPPNWRVNGVLMNTTPFYDAFNVKAGDKMFLPKKDRITIW
- a CDS encoding AraC family transcriptional regulator; translation: MDQLISFFVAGTTLLFAFLIFANVNQVNNTVNRWFGSFILCIFLIQFNDLLEKTEFLKTRMPINDFLGLTDYIVAPVFYFTVAYFVEPNRKWRPKDNLHFAFAFIMLLLILVSVLIDVKQPSTDADKKNAVIIITAFNLIFCFQVITYAIKAYREITAYQKKLFLYSSNMDSINLKWLQKVVICVLIIAGLWLIDIFFKLAKTSVLFDHFASLVYLVCIFFMAYFSLKQKEIIPLNKEEKKEIDVLINETYELKSNHKKLISEDELKEMKSNLIQIMDHKKPFLDPELSLFKLASQLNISTHLLSYIINKGCNENFYQFINTYRIEEAKKMIQDPNLEHLSLMGIAFEVGFNSKTVFNTTFKKHTNQTPSEFKKAILTVV
- a CDS encoding alpha/beta fold hydrolase, with the protein product MNLRKTPRKSKLHKAIVVRLLCLLTFIIYALFFVSCSDDDEKIPEEYPGTVIDLGTHKLMTYTVSKKSKYLVVFESGHGNDHTSWYSTGKSSEILYISNFLDSDVLLYDRAGYGKSESNTEPRNINKLRSELEKVIDKFANGRKVVLVGHSLGGLIIRDFAIKNPEKVAGLVFVDASHEKYNHFSQSQIDSFYTTFKADYGQNSGIALETLQLIEDFIYMEGLPNLPDVPVIAITSMKIDAEHDSADRQLWYDAHESLKAGVKDFTHIKTIKSGHFIQLDEPMLVLGNIRLLLSKLP
- a CDS encoding pseudouridine synthase, with amino-acid sequence MLEILYQDEYIIAINKPSGLLVHKSFYARDAKVYAIQELRNQIGQHVYPIHRLDRKTSGVLLFALDKEVLKIMNDRFATREVEKKYLAILRGWSPEELTIDYDLTNDDDITQNAITYFHRLQNVEIALEFNNKPTSRYCLIEAIPETGRMHQLRKHFKHIFHPILGSRPHGCNKQNKLWLENYELKGMMLHAHQLVFNHPIKNEQLILNAKINEEFSRVGTILNLDLSKYQ
- a CDS encoding LytTR family DNA-binding domain-containing protein yields the protein MNCIVIDDEEMARAIIGQMIIKHPVLNFIEEFQNAVEALKFLNQSTTLVDVIFLDIHMPGFTGFDFIQTIKNPPLVILITSDRNFAIEAFEYKCIVDYLVKPITEERFLKAINKIEAKKHTLPSYTETSDAQPVLPNDTATEFYINIDRRLIKINMASINVIEAKGDYILIKTEDKNYTVHSTLKKIEDKLPTSSFLKVHRTYIINIKKIIDIEDNSVLIAKDVIPVSRSNRPELMKRLNML
- a CDS encoding Hpt domain-containing protein; its protein translation is MEKPNLNYINNLSGNDDAFRGKIINTLKKELPKEVKEYYDQIEKGYFTEAAQIIHKIKHKIGIMGMEKSYYLTEEFERNLKNQSADSNAELKVEFNKILSTMQDFVDSL